The sequence below is a genomic window from Shinella sp. PSBB067.
CCGCCTGGGTACCGGTCTGCATGGCGACGCCGACATCTGCCTGAGCGAGGGCGGGGGCGTCGTTAGTGCCGTCGCCGCACATGGCGATGAGCCGGCCGCCCTGCTGCTCGCGGCGGATATAGGCGAGCTTGTCTTCGGGCGTCGCCTGGGCGAGGAAATCGTCGACGCCGGCTTCCGAGGCGATGGCGGCGGCGGTGACCGGGTTGTCGCCCGTCACCATCACGGTGCGGATGCCCATGGCGCGCAGCGCCGCGAAGCGCTCCTTGATGCCGGGCTTCACCACGTCCTTCAGGTGGATGACGCCGAGGAGGCGATCTCCGTCCGCGACGGCGAGCGGCGTGCCGCCGCTGCGGGCGATCGTCTCGACGGCGCGGTGGAATTCGTCGGGGGCCTCGCGCTGCGCGACGCCGGAAAAGCGCAGCACGGCATCGACCGCGCCCTTGCGCAGCCGGCGGCCGGCGACGTCGACGCCGGAAAGGCGGGTTTCGGCGGTGAATGCGATCACGGCGTCGAAGCGGGCCTGCGGCATGGATGCGCCGAATTCGCCCGTGGCGAGCGCCACGATGGAACGGCCCTCCGGCGTTTCGTCGGAAAGGCTGGCCAGGAGCGCGGCTTCCGCAAGCTCGGCCTGCGAAACGCCCGGAGCCGGCAGGAAGTCGCTTGCCATGCGGTTGCCGAAGGTGACGGTGCCGGTCTTGTCGAGCAGCAGCGTATCGACGTCGCCGGCCGCCTCCACCGCACGGCCCGAGGTGGCGATGACGTTGAAACGCACGAGGCGGTCCATGCCGGCAATGCCGATGGCCGAGAGCAGGCCGCCGATGGTGGTGGGGATCAGCGTGACGAGGAGGGCGGCGAGCACGGTCACCGTCAGCACCGTGCCGGAATAGCCGGCAAGGCCCCAGATGGCGACGCAGACGAAGAGAAAGATCAGCGTCAGGCCGGAGAGCAGGATGGAAAGCGCGATCTCGTTCGGCGTCTTCTGCCGCTGCGCGCCCTCGATGAGCGCGATCATGCGGTCGACGAAGGAGGAGCCGGGCGCGACGGTGATCTTCACCCTGATCTCGTCCGAGAGCACCTGCGTGCCGCCTGTCACGGCCGAGCGGTCGCCGCCGGATTCCCGGATCACGGGGGCGGATTCGCCGGTGATGGCGCTCTCGTTGACCGAGGCGACGCCCTCGATCACCTCGCCGTCGCCGGGGATCAGTTCGCCGGCCGCCACGAGCACGACATCGCCGACGGCCAGAGTGGTGGCCGGTACCGTCTCCACCGTGCCGGAGGCCGTGAGCCGCCGGGCGGTCAGTTCGGATTTCGTGCGCTTGAGGCTGTCGGCCTGCGCCCGGCCGCGCCCTTCCGCGACGGCCTCCGCGACGGTCGCGAAGAGCACGGTGAACCAGAGCCATGCCGCGATCTGGCCCGAGAAGCCGGCCTCCGCGCCGCCCGTGAAGAGGTCGCGCAGGAAGAGCACGGTCACGACGGCGGCGACCGCTTCGGTGACGAAGATCACCGGATTGCGCACGAGCCGGCGGGGATCGAGCTTGACGAAGGCGTCGCGTGCGGCCGGCAGCAGGATTGCGGGGTCGAGAAGGCTTTTGGTGTGATGGTCCCTGGACATGGCGTTCTCCTTAGAAGGTCTGGCCGGCGAGCATCGCGAAGTGCTCGACGATGGGGCCGAGGGCGAGCGCAGGGAAGAACTGCAGGCCGCCGAGGATGAGGATGATGCCGATCAGCAGGCCGACGAAGAGCGGTCCGTCCGTGGGGAAGGTGCCGGCCGACGGTGGCGCCTTGACCTTGGCGGCCAGCGCGCCGGCGATCGCCATGACCGGAACGACATAGGCGAAGCGGCCGAGCAGCATGGCGATGCCGAGGGTCGTGTTGTACCAGACCGTATTGCCCGAAAGCCCGCCGAAGGCCGAGCCGTTGTTGCCGGCCGTCGAGGTGAAGGCATAGAGGATTTCCGACAGGCCGTGCGGCCCCGGCGTGCCGATGCTCGCGACGGCGAAGGGCAGCATGGCGGAAACGGCGGTGAAGCCGAGGATGGCGAGCGGCAGGACGAGCACCGCGAGCATGGCATATTTCATCTCGCGGCCCTCGATCTTCTTGCCGAGGAATTCCGGCGTGCGGCCGACCATCAGGCCGGACACGAAGACGGCGAGCAGCGCGAAGACGAGCATGCCGTAGAGGCCGGACCCCACCCCGCCCGGCAGCACCTCGCCGAGCTGCATCAGGAACATCGGCACGAGGCCGCCGAGCCCGGTGAAGGAGCCGTGCATGGCGTTGACGCCGCCATCGGAAAGGCCGGTGGTGACGGCGGCATAGAGCGCCGTCATGGCCTGGCCGAAACGCACGTCCTTGCCCTCCATGTTGCCGCCCGCGCCATCGACGCCGAGCGCGGTGAGGATCGGGTTGCCGGCGGCTTCCGCCCAGTAGACGGTCGCGACGCCCGCGATCAGCAGGATCGCCATGGCGCTGACGAGCGCCCAGCCCTGCCGGCGATTGCCGACGAGTTCGCCGAACGTGTAGACCAGCGCGGCCGAGATCGACAGCATGGCGAAGATGTTGAGATGGTTCGAGAAGGCCGACGGGTTCTCGAACGGGTGGGCGGCATTGGCGTTGAAGAAGCCGCCGCCATTGGTGCCGAGCTGCTTGATCGCCTCCTGGCTGGCGACCGGGCCGAGCGCGATGGCCTGGCTGGCACCTTCCAGCGTCGTCGCCGTCACGGAGGCGTCCAGCGTCTGCGGCAGGCCCATGGCGACGAAGACGAGCGCGACCACGAGGGCCAGCGGCAGAAGCACGTAGAGCGTCGCCCGCGTCATATCCACCCAGAAATTGCCCAGCGTCGCGGCCCTGGAGCGCGCGAGCGCCCGCGTCAGCGCCACGGCCAGCGCCATGCCCGTTGCGGCGGAGAGGAAGTTCTGCACCGTCAGGCCCGCCATCTGGCTGAAATGGCTGAGCGTGGTTTCGCCGCCGTAGTTCTGCCAGTTGGTGTTGGTGACGAAGGAGACCGCCGTGTTGAAGGCAAGGTCCGGTGCCATGCCGGCAAAGCCCTGCGGGTTGAGCGGCAGATAGGCCTGGAGCCGGAGGATCGCGTAGAGCGCGACAAAGCCGGCGAGCGAAAAGACCAGCATGGAGAGCGTATAGGCGAGCCAGCCCTGTTCCCTGTCCGGCGAAATGCCGGACAGGCGGTAGAGGTCCGTTTCGAGGCGCCCGAAAACCGGCGACAGCGTGGTGCGCTCGCCCGAGAAGACGCGGGCCATGTAGAGGCCGAGCGGCTTGATGGTGATCAGCACCGCAAGGAAGAAGAGGGCGATCTGTAGCCACCCGATCATGGTCATGGGATTCTCCTGGAGGCTCAGAAGCGTTCGGGCCGCAGCAGCGTGACGACGAGATAGACGCCGAGGGCGACGGCGACGAGAAGGCCGAAGAGGGGTTCGATCATCGCCGCCTCACAGCCGGTCGAGCGCGCGGGCATAGGCGGCAAGGACGATGAACGCGCCGCAGCCAAGCGCAAGAAAGATGACATCGGACATGTCCGTTCTCCTGTTTTGCTGGCAGAAGACTAGGCCTGGCGGGGGTCAGGTTTCGATTGGGAAGGCGCGCGGGCGGCATAAGGAAAAGATAAGGGCCGGCGCTGCGACAGAATGGGCGGCTTCCCTTGCCGGGGAAACATGAGTAAGGACGTAATGTTTTTGACGGGCGCTTCGGTGCCACCCGGATGCGAGGGGAAAGCCATGCCTGACACAGCAGACCGCCGGACCTGCCCGGCCCAGGCCGCCTGAACCCTCCCCCATGACTGCCGCCGTTTCGCAACCTTCTCTCCGGATGACCGTGCTTGCGGGCCTCGCGCTCGCGGCGCTCTTCATGCTCAGCCTTGCCGTCGGCGTCAGCCCGCTGCCGCTCGGCAGGGTGCTTTCCGACCCGGATGCGCTGCAGCTCCTCGTCGTCAGCCGCCTGCCGCGCACGCTCGCCGCCATCCTGTGCGGCGCGGGCCTCGCCATTGCCGGCCTCATCATGCAGACGCTTTCGCGCAACCGCTTCGTCGAGCCGGCGACGGCCGGCACGGCGCAGAGCGCGGAGCTCGGCATCCTGCTCGTCACGCTGTTCTTTCCCGCCGCGGCCCTGCCGCTGAAGACGCTGGTCGCGGGCGGCGCGGCCCTTCTCGGCACCTCCGTCTTCCTTGCGACGGCGCAGCGCCTGCCGCCGGCCCAGCCTTTTCTCGTGCCGCTCTTCGGCATCGTCTATGGCGGTGTCGTGGGCGCGGCGGCGACCTATGCCGCCTGGCAGGCCGATCTCCTGCAATATCTCTCCGTCTGGACGAACGGCGACTTCTCCGGCGTGTTGCGCGGGCGCTACGAACTGCTGTGGATCTCGGCACTGATGGTGGCCGTCGCCTGGTTCGTCGCCGATCGGCTCACCATCATGGCGCTCGGGCGCGAGGCGAGCGTCGGGCTCGGCATCGACTATGCGCGGATGATGCAGATCGGCCTCGTCATCGTCTCGGTCATCACCGCCCTTTCGGTGGTCGTCGTCGGCATGATCCCCTTCGTCGGCCTTGCGGTGCCGAACATCGTCTCGCGGCTGATGGGCGACAATGTGCGCGGCACGCTCGGCTGGGTGGCGGCCGGCGGAGCGGGGCTGGTGCTCGCCTGCGACATCGCCGGGCGCCTCATCCGCTACCCCTACGAGATCCCGGTTGGGACCGTCATGGGCGTGGTCGGCGGCGCGATCTTCCTCTGGCTTCTCTTCCGGCGCGGCACCCATGGCTGAGCGCCGCCTTCTCGTCCTTGCCGCCGCAGCGCTGCTCTGCATCGCCGCGTTCCTGGCGATCGGGCTCAGGGGCAACATCGCCTTCGTGCTGGAACTGCGCCTCCTCAAGCTCGCGGCGCTCGTCCAGGTCGGCGTCGCCATCGCCCTTTCCACGGTGATCTTCCAGACCGTCACCGGCAACCGTATCCTGACGCCCTCGGTCATGGGCCTCGATGCGCTCTATCTCTTCGGCCAGATGCTGATGATCTTCCTGCTCGGGGGCATCGGCTATGTCGCCCTGGATCCGCAGTTGAAGTTCGGCATCGAGGTTCTGTTGCTCATGGCGCTCGCCTCCGCGCTGCTTCTGCCCATGCTGAGAAGCCGGCTCGACATGGGGCTGATGCTGCTTGCCGGCGTCGTCTTCGGCGTCCTGTTCCGCAGCCTCTACGCCCTGCTCGCCCGCCTTATCGATCCCAACGAGTTCGCCGTGGCGCAGACGGCGAGCTTTGCCAATTTCAACGCCGTGCGCACCGATCTCCTCGTCTTCGCCGCCATCGTGACGGCCGTTGCCGCCGTCGTTGCCTGGCGGTCGCGCCATGTGCTCGACGTCGTCTCGCTCGGGCCCGATACGGCGACGGGGCTCGGCATCGGCTGGGCGGGGACGGTCACGGGCCTGCTCCTCCTCGTCTCGGCGCTCGTCGCCGTCTCCACCGCGCTCGTCGGCCCCGTCGCCTTCTTCGGCCTGCTCGTGGCGGCGCTGGCCGAGCGCATCGTCGGGACCCGCCGGCACGGCGTGCTGCTGCCGGCGGCCGGGCTTGCCGGCATCGTCGTGCTCGTCGGCGGGCAGACGCTCTTCCAGCACGCGCTCGGCAACGCGACGGCGCTCGGCGTCGTCATCGAATTCGTCGGCGGGCTCGTCTTCCTCCTCCTGTTGTTCCTCGGGAGCCGCAAATGATCCGGATAGAAAACGTCTCCTTCAGGCACCGGACGGCGCCGATCCTCTCCGATGTCAGCCTGACCATCCCGAAGGGTGGCGTCGTGGCGCTGATCGGCCCGAACGGCGCGGGGAAATCCTCGCTGTTGTCCCTCGTCGCCCGCCTCCAGCCGCTGCAGGCCGGCGAAATCGAGATCGACGGGCTGCCGGTGCACACGACACCCGGCCGCCAGCTTGCGAAGGTCGTCGCCATCCTCCGGCAGGACACGACGGTGGCAAGCCGCCTCCGGGTGCGCGAACTGGTCGGCTTCGGCCGCTTCCCGCATGGCCGTGGCCGCCTGACCGATGCCGACCACGCCGTCATCGATGCGGCGCTCGCGAGGTTCGACCTCACCGATCTTGCCGACCGCTTCATCGAGACGCTTTCGGGTGGCCAGCGCCAGCGCGCCCTCGTCGCCATGGCCTTCGCGCAGGGCACGGATTACCTGCTGCTCGACGAGCCGCTGAACAATCTCGACATGTACTATGCCCGCGAGCTGATGCGCTCGCTGCGCGCCGCCGCCGATGCGAACGGCAAGACGGTCGTCATCGTGCTGCACGACATCAACCAGGCGAGCGCCCATGCCGACCGGATCGTCGCGATGAGGGGAGGGCGCATCGTTGCCGACGGTGCGCCCGCCGACATCCTGACGCCGGACACGCTGGAGGCCGTCTTCGGCTTCCGCATGCGGGTCGAGGCGATCGAGGGCAAGCCCTTCGTGCTGCATCAGCTCTGAAGTAATCGTGCGGTGATCGCATGGGGCCATGCGAACTCTGCTGTTGACTATGGCCGCGGCGGTCCGTCTTCTTGCCCGCAAGTCGAAGTCAGCGAGGGGCAGACATGGAAGACAACAAACGCGTAGCGCTGATCGCCGGCGGAGCCGGCGGCATGGGGGCGGCAATCGCCGCGCGGCTTTCCGCCGATGGTTTTGCGGTCGCCGTCGCGGACCTTGAATCCGGGCGCCTGACGGCAGCCGTGGAACAGATCGAAGCCGGCGACGGCGAGGCGCTCGCCGTGCCGCTCGACATCCGCAAGGTCGCCGCCTGTGCGGCCGCGGTCGAGGCTGTCATGGCCTGGCGCGGGCGGCTCGACGTGGTGGTCAATTCCGCAGGCGTCTGGCGCGAGGGCGAGGCCGTGTCGATGACCGAGGCGGACTGGGACGTCGTCATGGACGTCAACCTGAAGGGGGCGTTCTTCCTCATCCAGGCGGCGATCCCGCACCTCGGAGCCGGTGCCTCCATCGTCAACATCGCGTCCGATGCCGGCCTTGTCGGCAATAACGGCGCGTCCATCTACTGCGCCTCCAAGGGCGGCCTCGTGCTGCTGACCAAGGCGCTGGCCCTTGAACTGGCCCCGCGCCAGATCCGCGTCAACGCCGTCTGCCCCGGCGATGTCGCGACGCCGATGATCGAGTTCCAGGCCGAGCGCTACGGCGGCGGCGATCCGGACGGCTACAAGGCGAAGCTCCTGTCGAACTATCCACAGCAGGCCGCCTCCCGCTTCATCCGGCCGGAAGAGATCGCGCGCATGGTCGCCTTCCTCTGCGAGAAGGATGCGGCGCCCATCACGGGTGCGGCGCTCTCCATCGATTTCGGCGTGACCGCCGGCTACTGAGGAGACCGACATGCAGCGCAAGACGGCAATCATCACCGGCGCGGGCGCCGAAGACGGCATCGGCTTCGCCTGCGCGCGCAGCCTCGCGGAGGAGGGCTTCCACGTCCATCTCGTGGCGACAAGCGCGCGTATCCTTGCCCGCGCCGAGGAACTGCGGGCCGCGGGTCTTTCCGCCACCGGCCATCTCTGCGACCTGACCTCCAGGGCGGCGGTCGCGGCGTTGCGGCAGGAAACGGGGCCGGCGGCGGTGCTCGTCAACAATGCGGGCATGGGCAGCCTCGCCCAGCCGGCGCTCCAGCGGGAATTCGTCGAGCTGGAGGAGGAGGACTGGGACCGCGGCATCTCCGTCAGCCTCAAGACGGCCTTCCTCGCGACCCGCATCTACCTGCCGGACATGCTGGCGGACGGCTATGGCCGCGTGGTCAACGTCGCCTCGGTGACCGGCCCCTATGTCGCCAATCGCGGCGAGGCGGCCTATTCCGCCGCCAAGGCCGGCATGGTCGGCATGACCCATGCGCTGGCGCTCGAAGCCGGCCCGAGCGGCGTGACGGTCAACGCCGTTGCTCCCGGCTGGATCGACACCGGCGCCTCCACGGAGGAGGAGCGCCGTGCGGCGAAAGCAACGCCGTGCGGGCGGGCCGGTCGGCCGGGCGAAGTCGCGGCCGCGGTCGCCTTCCTCGCTTCCCCTAAGGCGAGCTACATCAACGGCGCGGTTCTCGTCGTGGACGGGGGCAATATCCTTCAGGAGGCCAAGCACTAGGTGGGCCTTCACCCGTCAGCGCTGAAGGACGCCGAATCCCGCCGGAAAGGCCGGGGCCGGCAGAAGGCACCAGGCGGCTGCCAAACCGTGATGTGAGCGGGATGATGCGGATTGCGGGCAGACGGCTGGCGGCTAGGCGAAGACATGCGCCTTGCCGGTGACGTCGAGGCGCACGAGATTGCCGGCCGCCGGCAGGGCGACGCTGGAGGTCTTCAGCGTGATCGGCGGAAGCGCCGCGTCGGCGAGCGCGACGGATATGGTGCAGACGGCGCCGCCGAACTGCACATCCACCACGCGCCCGCCGTTCAGCGGCGTCACGTCCTCGACGGCGACGCGGATCTGCTCCGGCCGCAGCATGATCTCCGCCTTGCCCGTGTGGTTGCCGTCGACGGCCACGCGGCCGAGCGCGCAATCGGCGAAACCGTCGCGGACGATGGCCGGCAGCAGCACGGCGTCGCCGAGGAACAGGGCCGTCTCGCGGTCGCGCGGCTGGCGATAGAGTGTCTGCGGCGCGCCCGCCTGGACGAGCCGGCCGGCGCGCAGCACCGCCACCTGGTCGGCGAAGGAGAGGGCTTCGGACTGGTCGTGGGTCACCAGGATCGCCGTTATGCCGGCCGCATGGAGCACGCGCGCCACCGCCTTGCGCATGTTCTCGCGCAGGCTCGTGTCGAGGGCGGAGAAAGGCTCGTCGAGCAGCATCAGGCGCGGCCGGCGGCCCAGCGCGCGGGCGAGCGCCACGCGCTGCTGCTGGCCGCCGGAGAGCTGGTGCGGCCGGCGTGTCGCCATCGCGGCATCGAGCTCCACCATTTCGAGGAGCTCGGCGATGCGCCGCGTCCGGTCCGTCGCGCCGCGCTCGAAACCGAAGGCGATGTTGTCGGCGACGCTCAGATGCGGGAAGAGGGCGCCGTCCTGCGAGACGATCCCGATGCCGCGCTTGTGCGCGGGAATGCCGGCCGGACCGTCGGCAAGCAGCTTGCCGTCGAAGCGCACGCGGCCGGTATCGGGGAATTCGAAGCCGGCGATGATGCGCAGGAGCGTCGTCTTGCCCGATCCCGAAGGGCCGACCACCGCCGTGCGGCCGCCGGCCATGACCGACAGGTTGACCCGGTCCAGCGCCTGCACCGTCCCGTAGCGCCGGCTGATGTCTTCCAGATCGAGCAGCGTCATTGGCCGGTCGTCCTCTTCGATTGAGCGTGAAGCAGCAGTGTGAGCGGCAGGGAAAGCGCCACCATCATGACCGCGTAGGGCGCGGCGGCGACATAGTCGATCTCGCTTGTCAGCGACCAGAAACGCGTGGCGAGGGTCTCCACGCCGATCGGCGCCAGCATGAGCGTTGCCGTCAGCTCGTTGATGATGCCGAGCGCGACGAGGGCGATGCCGGCGGCGGCGCCCGGCGCGGCGAGCCGGAGGGTGACCTGCCGCACCGCCTGCCCGGGGGTGCGCCCGAGCGCCATCGCCGCCCGCTCCAGCTCGACGGGCGCCTGCGCGATGCTGGCCCTCAGCCCGACCATCGCGCGCGGCAGGAAGAGGAGGATGTAGCCGGCCAGCAGCATGGCGAAGGTCTGGTAGAGCGGCAGCAGGAAGCGAACCGTGATCGATGCCAGTGCCAGCGCCACCACCACGCCGGGCAGCGAGCCGATATAATAGTGGCAGGCTTCGAGGAGCCTCTGGAGCCGGCCGGGTGCGCGCACCGAAAGCCAGGCCATGGGAATGGCGGCGAGGGTCGCCAGGATGCCGCCGGCCAGCGCGAGGACGACGGTCTGCAGGACCGCACGCGCCACGCCGCCCGTCCAGATGTCGAGCCCGCCGAGCCAGAGCCAGCGGCAGAGCGTGGTGAGCGGCACGCCGAGCGTCAGGGCGGCAAGGCCGGCCGGCAGCAGCATGACGGGCAGCCTGAGCCGGCCGAGCCTGCGCCGGTCTGTCGGCCTTGCCGCGCCGGAGCCGACGCGGGCATAGCGCTCGTTGCCGCGCAGGAGCACCTCGAGGCCGAGCAGCAGCAGGCAGCCCGTCACCAGCACGCCGCCGATCATGTTGGCGGCCGGGCTGTTGTAGGAGGACTGGAACTGGTCGACGATGGCGGTGGCCAGCGTGTCGAAGCGGATCATGGCGAAGAGGCCGTATTCCGACAGGAGATGCAGGGCGATCAGCAGCGAGCCGCCGCAGATGGCGATGCGAAGCTGCGGAAGGACCACGCGGAAGAAGACCGCGGCGGGGGCATGGCCGAGCGAGGCGGCGGCGTCCTCCACGGCCGGGTCCAGCCGGCGCAGGGCCGCGGCGACCGGCAGATAGAGAAACGGATAATAGGCGAGGACGGCGACGAAGACGCCGCTTGCCAGCCCCCGCATGCTCGGCACGAGGCTGATCCACGCATAGCTGTGGACGAAGGCCGGCACGGCCAGCGGCGTTATCGCAAGCCAGGCCCAGAGGCGGGGAAAGGGGATGTCGGTGCGTTCCGTCAGCCAGGCGAGCCCGACGGCGACGGCGATCGACAGCGGGATGGTGAAGATCTCCAGATAGATCGTGCTGAGGACCAGTTCCCCGACGCGGGGGCGGAAGACGAGTGCCCTGACCGTTTCCCAGCCGACGTCGTAGGTCACGAGGGCGATGAAGCCGAGCGGAACGAGGCTGAACAGCGCCACCAGCATGGCCAGCGCCACGACGGGCGCATAGGGGATGCGGGCGGTGCGCCGCCTGCGCGCCGCCGGCCAGGCCCCGTTGAGGGTTTGCGCTGTATTTTCCTGCAACAAGGCTCGTGCCTTCATGCCATGACAAGGAGGCGGCCCCCATCGTCCCGGTGACGACAGGCGGCCTGACCCTGCCCTAAGGATTTCTTGAGTAAAACGCAATGGTTTGTGATGCCGCACGCGTTTTCGGTGACTTGCGGCGGCGAAATCGCGCGCCGCGCAGGGGACTCGTCCGGACCGGCGTGCTATAAGTGGAGTATGAATGGATAGTTTTTCGGCCCCGCCGATTCTGGTAGCGACGGGCGATACGGCACATCTCGTGAAGGAGAAGAACATGACCAAGTCGATCCCGATGGTGTTGGCGGCGCTCTCGCTCGCGGCGTCCATGTCCCTTGCGCCCGTCGCCCGCGCGCAGGGGGCGGAGGAGCTGGTGGTCTACAACGCCCAGCACGAAGCGCTCGGCAATGCCTGGATCGAGGCTTTCACGAAGGAGACGGGCATAAAGGTCGTTGTGCGCAAGGGCAGCGACATGCAGCTCGCCAACCTGATCCTGGAAGAGGGCGACCTCTCTCCCGCCGATGTCTTCCTGACGGAGAATTCCCCGGCGATGGTGCTGCTCGACGAGGCCGGCCATTTCGCCCCCGTCGAGAAGGAGACGCTCGACCAGGTGCCGGCGGAGTACCGTCCGGCGGACGGCATGTGGACCGGCATCGCCGCCCGCTCCACGGTCTTCGCCTATGACAGGACGAAGCTCACCGAGGACAAGCTGCCGAAGTCGCTGCTCGACCTCGCCGATCCCGCCTGGAAGGGCCGCTGGGGCGCCTCGCCGGCCGGCGCGGACTTCCAGGCCATCATGGGCGCGCTGCTGCAGTTGAAGGGCGAGGAGACGACGGCGAACTGGCTCGGCGCGATGAAGGAAAACGCAACGCCCTACAAGGGCAACAGCATCGCCATGAAGGCGGTCAATGCCGGCGAGATCGAAGGCGCGGTGATCTATCATTACTATTGGTTCGGCGACCAGGCCAAGACGGGCGAAAACAGCGGCAACGTCGCCCTGCATTACTTCAGGAACCAGGATCCGGGCGCATTCGTCAGCATTTCGGGCGGCGGCGTTTTGAAGTCCGGCAAGCACCAGAACGAGGCGCAGGCCTTCCTGAAGTGGATCGCGGGCAAGGGCGGCCAGTCCATCCTGCGCGATGGCGGTTCCTATGAATATGCTGTTGCCGGCGAGTCCAACCCCAAGCTCGTACCGCTGAAGGACCTCGGTGCGCCGAAGGTGGAGGCCTCCACGCTCGACAACAAGAAGGTCGTGGAACTGATGACGGCCGCCGGCCTGCTTTGAGGCCTGACGCTGCGCGGCGCAGTCCGCGCAGCTTCCCCGCGGCCGGTCGGTGGAATAGCACGCATATATAATTTGAATTGCAAATCAAATTATCCTGTGGTTTACTCCGCCCATGACCTCCATATCCTCCTCGCCGCGCGCCCGTTTCGGGATCCGCTTCTCCTTGCTCGCCCGCCGCTGGCGGAAGGCGCTCGACGAGCGTCTTGCCGAAGCGGGCCTTTCGGACGCCACCTGGGCGCCGCTGATCCATCTCCAGGAAACCGGCGGCGGCGTGACCCAGAAGGAGCTGGCCGCGCTGGTCGGCATCGATGGCTCCAGCCTGGTGCGCCTGCTCGACATCCTCTGCCGGCAGGGGCTCGCCGAACGCCGCGTCGACGAGAGCGACAGCCGCGCGAGGCTGATCTACCTCACCGCCGATGGCGAGCAGCGGGTCGCCGCCATTCGCCGGGAGCTGGCGAAGGGCGAGGAAGAGATGCTGGCGGACATCACGGACGCCGACCTTGCCGCCATGCTTCGCCATTTCGACAGGATCGAGGAGCGGCTTTCCGCCATGCAGGCGCGCCGCCGCGAGGAAAAATCCCGATGACTGTCGAGGACGTATCGATCCCGGCGCGCCGCATCGACGCCACCCGCTATCTTCTGCGTCCGCGGCAGTTGCGCGAGAGCATGGCGCTGTCGGGCCAGCCGTCCCTGCGCAATTCCGCGCTGGCGGGATTGCAGGCGGCGCTGACGGCACTCATCGCTCTTCCGCTCGTTCATCTCTCGCCCTGGCCGCATCTCATCGGCTTTGCCTCGCTGGGTTCGCTGGTGGCCCTGTTCGGCCGTTTTGCGCCGCGGGGCGGGCGGAGCCGGATCGTGCTGCAATGCGCGCTGTGGCAGACCGCCGGCGTCCTCGCCATGTCCGTTGCGGCCTGGTCCGGGGTAGCCGACATCGTCCAGCTCCTTCTGCTGGCAATGGCGTCCGGGCTGTTCTTCTTCGTCGTCGCCACCGGCCGGTTCGGCCTGCCCGGTGCGCTCATCTTCGTCTTCGCCGCGGGCGCCCCGATGGGACATGCCGTCCCGGGAGAGGAGGTCATGGAACGCGCCCTTGCGACCGCGGCCGTCGCCCTGCTCGCCTGGCTGGTTTGCAGCGCCACGGAGAGATTCCGCCACAAGGCGGACGGGGAGGGCGGCTTTCCCGCCGAGCCCTTGCGGCCGGCGAGCCATCGCATCGCCGCGGCCCTCCGCATCGCCTTCGGTTCGGCCGTCGCGGCCCTTGCTGCCCACGCCCTCGGCGCGCCCCATCCTGCCTGGGCCGTGCTCGGGGCGATGGCCGTGATGCAGGGCACGCATCTGCATATCAGCATGAACCGGGCGTTGCAGCGAACGCTCGGAACCGTCGCCGGGGCCATCCTCGTCTGGCTGATCCTGCAGCAGGCGCCATCGGTCTGGACGGTGATCGCGCTCCTGGCCG
It includes:
- a CDS encoding FUSC family protein, giving the protein MTVEDVSIPARRIDATRYLLRPRQLRESMALSGQPSLRNSALAGLQAALTALIALPLVHLSPWPHLIGFASLGSLVALFGRFAPRGGRSRIVLQCALWQTAGVLAMSVAAWSGVADIVQLLLLAMASGLFFFVVATGRFGLPGALIFVFAAGAPMGHAVPGEEVMERALATAAVALLAWLVCSATERFRHKADGEGGFPAEPLRPASHRIAAALRIAFGSAVAALAAHALGAPHPAWAVLGAMAVMQGTHLHISMNRALQRTLGTVAGAILVWLILQQAPSVWTVIALLAVLQFATEMIIGSNYGLGQVLVTPMALLMSYLAAPHAAGMAMVPERVLDTLLGAGIGIVLAVLCSTLDDRQYLLRRHAGPPVA